A single region of the Biomaibacter acetigenes genome encodes:
- the secF gene encoding protein translocase subunit SecF, giving the protein MKTYKIMEKKWLWFGISFTIIAIGLVNIFLYGLNWGIDFTGGNILQYNIHESYNLQDVRDVLARFNLKDYDVKKAGDTGQELIIRTVLLTKEQQADITVALKQKWANLELIRAEKVDAVIGKELQRQAIIALIIANIGMLIYITFRFEFKSAVAAILALVHDVMMVISLYAILRIPVDSTFIAVILTIVGYSINDTIVVFDRIRENLRFMKKTPFNDVANLSIIQTIARSINTSLTTLITIIALFLFGGETIRDFTLALIVGIASGTYSSIFIASPLWAMWRQKPRAAKA; this is encoded by the coding sequence GTGAAAACATATAAAATAATGGAGAAAAAATGGCTCTGGTTTGGAATTTCTTTTACTATAATTGCTATAGGGTTAGTAAATATCTTTTTGTACGGCCTTAACTGGGGCATAGATTTTACCGGGGGTAACATTCTTCAATACAATATCCATGAGTCTTATAACCTGCAGGATGTAAGGGATGTTTTGGCCAGGTTTAACTTGAAGGACTATGATGTCAAAAAAGCCGGTGATACGGGACAGGAATTGATCATCAGAACGGTACTGCTGACGAAAGAACAGCAGGCTGATATAACAGTAGCTTTAAAACAAAAATGGGCCAATCTGGAACTAATAAGGGCTGAAAAAGTAGATGCCGTAATCGGAAAAGAACTTCAAAGACAGGCTATTATTGCTCTGATTATAGCAAACATCGGCATGCTCATTTACATCACCTTCAGGTTTGAATTCAAATCGGCTGTGGCTGCCATACTGGCATTGGTACATGACGTAATGATGGTAATAAGTTTATATGCTATTTTGAGGATTCCTGTAGACAGCACTTTTATTGCGGTAATACTGACAATAGTAGGTTATTCAATAAACGATACTATAGTGGTATTTGACAGGATCAGGGAAAACCTGAGGTTTATGAAGAAAACGCCATTTAATGATGTGGCAAACTTGAGTATTATTCAGACCATTGCAAGGTCTATAAATACTTCATTGACTACCTTAATAACTATTATAGCCCTTTTCCTTTTTGGCGGAGAAACCATCAGGGATTTTACCCTGGCGCTTATCGTGGGTATCGCTAGCGGAACATACTCTTCAATATTTATAGCAAGCCCGCTATGGGCCATGTGGAGGCAAAAACCCAGAGCAGCGAAAGCTTAA